A window of Fusarium oxysporum Fo47 chromosome II, complete sequence genomic DNA:
GATCGTAGGTGGCTCGATCGAAACAGGCGTTTTATTGCGAGTAAAATGCCAATGGCCAAGATATGTAACAATCAAAGCACTGCGGAATAATGCTTGCCTACGGAAATCGATCGCAGTTGATGAAAATTCTGAAACCGCTGGTCGTTCAGACAGGGCGGATGAAGCTGCGTAAACCTTCACGGCAATTGGCGAAAAGTTGCTGATTATGCGCTGTCATGCATACGCAAAATGCATGATTGAGCCCTGCAAATCAGTAAAGTTATGCACGGTCCACCACTGTATTTTCGCTGACGCTGATGGTGGGTTTGGTACTGTGATCGTATTGAGATCGTGGCTCGTTGGTAAATACATAAGAAAAGACCTGGTCTATGACGATCCATGTAAAAAAAAACTGCAAACAAAAATGCTCCTGTCCACATCTAGGCGTGAGACTTTCTGCGggtatcatcatcaacagcagagGGAGTCTTGGGGCCACCAAAGCTGAACATATCCAAGAACGAGCTCCGCCTCTCGCCAGTGGCACCCTGGTCAAGCGACTCACGTCTGCTCCCCGCCGGCGACGCCTTCTTGGCTCCTCCCCAAAAGTCCATGATggagctcctcctctgctCGAGGGGCTTGGGCGGGGTGCAGACCATGATCTGCAGCTCGAGGTTCTCGATGTCGTTGTCGGTCTCGACCTTTGTGCGGCCGCAGTTGGAGAAGCTGGTGCCCGAGTAGAAGACGTAGCCGCTGAAGGGGCTGGCGAGGGCTGCTACGACGGCGCCCTTCTGACGCGCTACCTGCAGGGTTTGCTTGGAGAGCGTCTTGGCGTACCCTTGGCGCTTGTGGTGGGGATGCGTGATGACGGCATGGAGGAACATAACTTGGTCGTAGCGGGCGAGGTACGTCTGCTGAGTCTGCGTGATGCCTGATTGCAGTGCGGCAATTCTCTTTGCCGTCTTACTCTCGCCGTTGCTGGGGTCATCCGACAGACCAAACACTGTAGAAAATAAGGTTAGCGAAATTCGTAGCACTAAAACAAGGAGAAATAAGTGGGTGCCTTCACTCACCTCGCTGAATCTGTTCAGTGACGCCCTTTCCATCGTCCTCGTTCTGGTGAAGCGACTGGATAATTGCAAGGGAGACAGGGTCGTGAGACTTGGGGGCATCGACTACGTAGCAATGCCAATTCTTGCTGTTGTCGTCAATGATCCTCTTCAGAACCGTCTCGACATGATTTGAGGCGGCTTCTGAACGGCCTGCTGAGGGGTAACAGTACAGCCAGACAGAATCATTTGACAACCCGCTGAGGATGATCTCCTTCAACGCGGGGACGTCTTGTTGTGTAGCGATACGGACGCCCATAACTGATACGTTGATCAATACAAAGAATAATAAGAGTAGTTGTTGAGTTCAAGTTCGGTTGGAATGAAGAAACACCAAAAGTCAAGGCAGTGAAAGGCTTGAGGATCAGCCAGCTTTCATAGTCGGTATAAATTTTTCACCCGCCGCCCGGCAGTAAAAAAAAACCCAGAAGTGGGCTTCTGAGGTTAGAGCCACGCAACGTCACACGCAAAGTGAATTTTGATCATGAGCCGATGCCAAGCCAAGCAACATGAGATCATAGCGGTGTCTGTCCAGGCCAAGTATTGGCCCTCTAGGGCGACGAGGCGCTGGCGgcctctcctcttccccACAGCGATCGCCTCATAGCGTATAGTGCGCCAAGTCTGGCAATTCCGCCTTAGCCGTGCCATTTAAACATTTTAAGCTTAATCGACAAGGTTAAACAACGTCTGATGGTCATGTTTTGATGCTCATCGTATGAGAGGAATTGTTGATATCAGGTATAAATATGAGATGATGCCTCTTGGTATTGAAGGGGAAAAAGCAAATGGTTATCGAGATTTGAGCGCCGAGATACAGGGATCTTTTGTGatctgatgaggagatggggTTTTCGGAAAGAATGCAACCTACGACACTCGGCATGCAGTACAACCTGTGCCTGGTTTGCTCTTATCGTACAGCGCGTTTGTCGCTCGTCAGCGCTTGACATGTCAGCAGTAAAAGTAAAACTGGGAACAGCCGAGGCATTAACGTACGCTGCAACACTCACTGCTAAGAAGAGTTCAGATCATCTCTCGTTCGAGGCAACGCCCAACCATCATGCCATAGTTAGTAATACTTGTTTCACCGGGTCTGACGTTTGAACACTCAATCCTGAAGCATGTGTGACAACAAACATGGTCTATTCGCCAACATTTCGGCACTGGAAACTGGAGCTTTCCGGGCGGAAGCCTTTGAACTCATTCTTGATATGCACCCCGCAACAACATTGCGGGGAGAAATAGCTAAGCACGGCACTACCCATCCCCAGATCAAGAGACAGATACCCGATAAATACTATTTCTTAGCCTTGTCTCAACTTGTGGGGGTTCGTTCTTGTTTGAGAAGTTGAATGATAGGGCAGGCGCCGTGATTGGTTCGTGATGGCTACGAGGTCTAGGCATGACGGAGGTTGAACCACTTGGGGCAATCGTGAGGCGGACGCCTGAGCTGACGCGATATCCGCCTCAGAACCAACGAGTCGCAAAACAACAAACTGCCATTTAACTATTTGGCTATGAAGtgatcttgagcttcattCCGTGGTCTTTGGACAATTACGGTTGCACTTCAATCAGCCCATTGCGAGTACGAAGAGCGTCGTAGCTCTCTTGGCAGCGTCATGAGTCAATCGTACCACTCTCCACTCGGATCTTCTTCATGCAATTGGGGCTTGTGCCTGACAGTTACCAATTACTGCCATGACCCCAATCATATTGAACGTCTCTTTTCATTGACTACGAAAGTTTTATACTTTCCCCAGGCCAGCCCATCTACAGTGTGAAAGCATACTCAGTTCCGCACTGCCACTTCTCAGCCAACAATCTTGTTTCACTACCACTCAAAGTACCCTCGTGCTGAATATCATGCTCCCTCgccttctcgagcttcttgttcctcCGAGCAAGAAAGAATCTCAGAATAGTCGCCATAGCAATGCAAAGACCACTGAACGCTACGTTTGCGACGTTTGCTTGCCAATATCGTGGCCCTTGAGAGGAAGGGTAGAAGTACGATGCGTAGATAGATGCGAGATTGGATCCAGCATTAACCACGGCGTATGAGATGGCGCGCTTTGTCGATGGACGTGGTAAAGACGAAGATACCCAAGACAAGATGCAACCAAAGGATCCGTAGACTGACATCATCATGAAGGTCGAGATGTATCGAGCAGCCGTGTTGAGAGTCACAGCTGAGATGATGAACCCAATGCTACAAAATATCTGCGGCCAAACAACATGCAGCCATCGCTCGTTCACACGATCGCTATGCCAAGAGTTCGTGATACCCAGTGCTGCGGCAAACACATAAGGCGGCGCAGAGAGCAGAAGAGTGATAGTCGAGCTATAACCCAGCGTCTTGACAATAGTAGGAAAGAAGTTGGTaaaggctgctgctgtgtTGAGACCAAGCTGCATGATCCAGATCATGTAAAGCGCTGGATCAGTGAAGGCCATTTTAGCACCCTCCCAAGCTGATACATCAGCTCTGTCATCTTCCTTGCTGGCATCTTCGGCCATACGAAGAACTGCGATGCAGCGCTCTTCACCGCTGAGccaggctgttgttgctgggtAGTCTGGGACGACAAAGTATGTCACGATGGCTGCGGGATAAGTGGCACACCCTTCGATGATGACTAGACGGAACTTAGTCGAGTTATAGAACACTGGAGAGGGGGACATACAGAGCCATCGCCAGTTGGCTAAGCCGGCCTTACCATCCatgccagccatgatggcaCTTCCGAGAAGACCGCCAAATGCACCAGCCATCTGACCAGCTGCATACAGAACTGAGATACGAACTGCGAGTTCTTTCTTGGTATACCATGAACTAAACAAGAACAAAGCACCAGCTGTTCCAGTCAGACAAATTCTTATCATCGAAAAGAGTGAGTAACTTACGAAAGAACGGTGCCTCTACAAATCCAAGGATGAATCTCAAAGCTATCATTCCATGATAACTTTGCACAGCACCGGTGCAAGCACTAACAGTGGCCCAGCAGACCATGATACAAGGCTACCAATCCAAGTTAGCATTGTGAAATAACGTGCCTACCAAACACTTGACTCGGAAACATACCAAAAAGATCGACGGTCGCATCTTGTTTAGGATCATGTTAGTGGGTACCTGAGTCAGGATGTAACCCACAAAAAAGATGCTGATGACGGTATTGTACTGCTCGGCCACAAGACCGATGTCTTCTTCGAAATTACCGAGACGGGCGGTAGCGATGTTGTTGCGGTCGAGATAGTTGAGGATGTCTTTCATAGCGAGGTATTAGTCTTTGCTGGTATGATAAATGCAGCGAGCACTTACAGAGAAGCATCATTAGTGGCATCATTCGCTTATCGATTCTTCGAACGAGGGCTTTTTCTTTGATGTCGCGATTCTCGATATTGGCTGTTTCTCCACCGAGAGTCTCCAAATGGAGCTCCTCGCCTGTCTCTTTGacatcagccatgatgacaGACAATTCTGTTAATAAATTGATCACAAAATTACACTGATCAACAACGAAATTTGAGAGACCTTTTCAGGCGTATTTATTAACCCCATCAGCCTGCCCAGACCAAGCATCGCATTTCTTGCCGAGAACTCCACGACCAGAACCTGGGGTACGGGGGAGATAGTCTGGGGAAACCAAGACGAGCGGGGAAATAAACCTTGCAACGTAACCCCATGAATCATGTAGATCTTCAACTTGAACCAATCCAAGAACATTCCGAGCCGTTATCCGATGAGTGAGATGTGCTAGGAGGGACGTTTGTTGTGTGTAGCCGAGCCGAGGAGATGAGCGAGTTGTATTGGTGATGGTCATGTAGTAGTGGCGACATCCGACCTGCATGGGAGGAGATACTGGAAGGAAGATGCGGGGAATATGGAGAGCTCGGAGCGAAGATCGATAATGGCCCCAGATTATTGATTCTGTTCTTGTGTTTGTATCATTTATATACCTGCTTTGACAAAAGTGCCGGGGGATCTCTTGAGAACCATACCCCAACCTTCAGACATTGTCTCTTCAGATCTCATTATGCCTTCAGCCGAAAATCCCATAGTCCTCCATATTGGCGACCCAATCAAGTACAACCACGATCTctacaagaagcttgagTCAAAATTCACCATCATCCGCCCCTCGGCGGAAGAACGCCAACGCGGTGCTTTCCTCGAAGCTCTTCACCAGAAGAAATGGGGCGATTTTCAGGCTGTCATGCGACCCTTTTGGATCACAGGTGGTGAAATGGGACGCTGGGACAAAGAACTAATTCCACTCTTGCCCAAGTCCATGAAGGTTTACGCATCAGCTGGTGCTGGATATGACTGGGCTGACGTTGACATCATGGCCGAAAACCGTATCCTTTATTGTAATGGAGCAGCTGCTTCGACTGAGGCTGTTTCTGACATGGCGCTTTACCATATCATTTCTGTGTTTAGGAATATGCAGTGGAGTAATATGGCTGCGAGAGGCAGTGAAGAGGAGTTTCGAGATGCACATGCTCATACGCAACTCACGGCATCCAACCCTCGCGGCCACACTCTGGGGATAATTGGTCTTGGCAACATTGGATACCAGATTGCTCTCAAGACTCATAAGGCTCTTGGTATGCGCATTGCATATTACGACCCCTTCCCCAAACCGCCAGAGCAAGAAGCAGCTATCGAAGCAACAAACTACCCCAAGCTGGAAGACATGCTTGCCATCGCCGACTGTATCGTCATAGCTGCCCCCGGTGCAGGTGGAAACAAGATTCTTGGCCGGGAGGAGATATCTAAGATGAAGAAAGGATCACGACTTGTTAACGTTGCACGCGGGAGTTTGGTAGACGAAGAAGCTGTGGCTGACGCCATGGATTCTGGACACTTGTTTGCAGTGGGCTTGGACGTTTTTGAGGATGAGCCGAGACCGAATCAGAGGttgcagaagatgaggaatgCAACTTTGACGTGCCATACTGCTGGCGGTGCACTTGATACGTCGATTGGGTTTGAGAGATTGGCTATGGAGAATGTTATGGCTGTGTTGGAGGGGAAGGATGCTATTACGCCGGTGAACAAGCACCTGTTCAAGTAGACTGAATAGGAGTGGGGGTCAATTCAGACTACAACTGCTCCTCAGCTtagtccttcttctccatccaaGGAACGCAAGCCTCGTAAATAGCTTTGAAACCAGGATACACAGCACAACGCTGGAAGATCCCATCATCAATAGTCCTTGCTGATTGGAGTGAAGCAGCGATGAAGAAGTCAGTGTAACTCGGCTTCTCACCCAACAAGAATGGCCCTTTGTCCCTGTTCGTCAACATCAAATCACTCAGCTCCCGCATCTTATCCGCAACACCTTGCCAggtcttctcctctttctctGGGTCCATCAAATCTTCCAGCTTACATCCCATTCGAGCTTCATTCTTGGCGCGAAAATACTGTTGAGATCGTGATGAGAGGATGAGGTTTTCGCGTGGCGTGACGGAGATGCGGAATGCAGGACCGACCGCACCGCGAGCTTTGGTTTCAATCTCGCGACCGAGCTCAGAAGTCAGAGGGAGTGGAGGGTTAGGGTAGGTTGATTCGAGGAAATCGGCGATGGCGGGCGAGTCCATGATGTATTTGCCGGTGGGGACATGGTGGATTGTTGGGACTGTGTAACCGGGAGAGCCTGAGCTGGAATCATGGGAGTCCAGGCCTCTGGTCCTCGTTAGTCGGCTTGTCATACCAATAGAAGTGAAGAGGATATTGAGTAAGAGATCGGATAACTCACAGTTCCTTTAGCGTTGGCTCAATATCAGGGAACTCAAGGAATATGGTCTTATAAGGAATGCCCTTGTAGTTGAGCATCAAGCGGATCTTCCAAACGACGGGAGAGAAGCATGTGTTCTTGATACATGCAAGATCGTATAAGATAATCTCGGGCTGCATTTCATTGGCCATTGTGTTGTATTTGATTCTGAATGCAAAGTTGAAGATAATTTGTGAAGGAAATTGAGAGATGACGTTGCATAAAAGATGTTGGGAGGATAGTTGCCTGGAGCTCGTCCGTGCTATAATTAGTAGCATTTCTGCTGATAAATGCGGTAACACCGTAATACGTCCAAACGAACCAGTCAAATTTGTCATTTCATCCCGTGCCAGCCGAGTCTAAGCTTGATAAGGAATAGCTATTAAATTGAGTAAATCGATAACGAAGCCATAAACAAGTCTCGAGTTTCAAAGACGCTGGACGCAGAACGCAGCATAGTCATCGCTCTCACTAATAGAGCAACTTCTATTGAATTTCAAGGCTCTTCGTCAACACTATGAGCTTTGGACAATATGTATATTTGGCTATCTATACAAGGCTTAAATACGGAGTAATAGAGCAATGATGCAGAAATGATTTCAAGTTCAAAGTCAGAACCATCCAGAATTTAGTTCATCCACCGCTCAAGCCACTTGAGAATCGCATCAGGGTGACGCTGAAAGTGCAAATATCCGTCCCATCTTCGAGTCGTTCCATTAATCCATAAAAGCTCCTTATCCTCAGCAGGGATAGCATCGAAGACATCCTGAACATCAGACCAGTGAGTAGCAAGATCATTGCGAACCTGGAACATGTACGTCGGGATGTTGACATTCCTAGCCGAAGGAATAGGAGAGTACTTCGAGGTGAAGGGAAGTGCGCCAGTAGACCATATCGTCAAGTTCTTTGAGATAGTCAAGGTCGATACCAGCTGTTTGAAGGGTAACTTTGCTGCTCATATTGGCTGAGATCGGCTGGGGAAAGACAATGGTCCGGATGTCTTTAAATTCTTCAGGGTGTGTGCCCATGGCGAAGAAAGTAGCGCTACCACCCATGTATTGGGGGAATAGGCCGATGGTCATGTCCTTGGTGTCCTTGCGTTTGCGGATATAGCGAAGAGCACCGATGACATCGTAAGATTCATAGCGTCCACCAGAGTAAAGCACGTTGTTGCCCCTACCACTCATGCCATAGTTTCGGAAGTCATGAGTAAGCACGTTATATCCAGCGTCATGAAGAATCTTGTAGTCGGGGATGAAGTTGACGTCGAAGTTGTTACCCAAGGGAGCAGTCAACGTGTTCCATGGTTCAGTATGAGATGGAAGACCGGCCCTGTTAAATAGCCTAGGATGGTTCATGATTATAATCTTGTCCGATCCATTGCATGGGAAGAACCATCCTTCAAGAGGCACACCGTCCTCGGATGGAAACGTGACGGTTTCGTACTTGAGATTCAGCTCGTCGGGGCGATGGTAGAGAGGTGCTTCAGGCCAAATCCGGAAGCCATCGGCAATTTCTTCGAGGAATTCCATGATTTCGAGCTCAGCCATGTTAATGGGGGGGCTGCTCTGGGCTGTACTCTGTTAGTATCGGGGTTCTCGAGATAGATAAAATGAACACTGAGCCTTACCTTGCACCAGAGACAGTATCGCCGTAGCAGCGATGGAGAAAACGTTTCGACGCATGTTGGATACAATGAGAAAGGCGAAAGATTGTGAAGAGTTTGTGTTAAACTCTGTAGTTTCGAATCGTAGCGATAGACTCTAAAGGCATTTATACAAGTCTTAAGTCCCAGTATAGCAAATACATTGTACATTTGATTCGTCGATATATCAAGGCCGTGCAGAGGCTCAGCTCCGCGGATAGCAAGCTGACAGCTGCTCATCCCTACGGAGATGTTCACGGAGATCATCGCCAAGACCAATATTACACGACTCAGGCAGGATCGTCACATACTAACAGGGATCGAGAGTAAGTATAAGCAGGCTAATATTGCTCTATCTATAAATAACAATAAAAAAGACTATATGACACTATTTTAGAGTACAGGTATCAAGCGCTCTCTCTTACAACTTCGCCTTAGGACCACTGCCGTTCTTACGGAACAGCACATCTGACTCAGGATAAGGATCGAACACAATGTCGTTAACAGGGTTGACCTCCGAAGCACGATGGAACAAGTCCTCGTAAACCTTGCCGTCAGAGCGACCAAGGGCGCTGTCAAGTTGCCAATCAGGGAATGACCAAGCATCAACAAGTCTGACGGCGTGAGGTCGGATCTCGTCGAGCAGTGAGAGAGTTCGCTTTGTGCGGGCGAGCTGGATTTGGCGAACAGTTGTAGCGGCACTGGTGAAGAACTCGGATGCGGAGCTCTGGAGGTTATGCAGAGCGAAGAGCTCAAAGAGCTTGTGCATGATGGCGAGGGTATTGGGGTCAAGGGACTTCTTGGTGGCTTCGTCTTGCAGAGCTTCGTGGAAGTTCTTGACGACTTGGTACTGAGCGTACGCGGTAGAGAGACGCCAGAAGTCAATGAGGAGGCTGTTCCAGGAttgcttctcctcatctcggTGCTTGAGTGCCTCGAAGGTCAGGAAAGAGACACGCCATGCGAAAGCATCAACGAGGTCTTGATCGCTGTCGAGAACGTCGAAAGCAGCACCGATGTCCTGTCGGCGAAtgaactccttgaagatACGAGAGATACCGTTATCAGGAGCCTTGCCTGCGAGAACAGCGCGGGCAGACTTGAGGAGATATCGGGCGACTTGCTGGGTAAGCATATAGTTGTCACCCTCCCATGTGACGGTAGGAAGATAGTCAGCGTACCAGCTGCCAATGCCAGAGAAAGCGGAGTAGCCATGACCACCGCAAGCGCGACGGCAGACTTCCAGGCCTTCAGCAGCGGTGGTGGAGGCAAAGGCCTTGAGGGAGCAGGAGATAGCGTGCAGATCGGCAAGGTGATCACTGCCGGGGCTGAGCTCCTCAGGACCAGGCTTGCGCTTGGCGTCGCCAGCATCGCGACGTTGAGCCATGCGCTTCTGGTTGGCGTTGTAGAGGTTGATCATAGCGCGACCAGTGAAGAAAAGCGCGTATGAAGAAGcgagaagagggagaagacGGTGCTGAACCATTGTGTAGTTGAGGACCTGGTTCTCACCAGTCTCGCTAGCATCAGCATCACGGTCCTGGAACTGTCGGCGAACGGCGCAGTATCGTGTAGCGATGGTGACACCACGAGCAAGAACGGATCCAGACTGGAAGACGATGGATGATCGGATGAATGTCAAGGTTCCGTAGATAAGGGCTGGGTTCGAAGGACGGATGTACTTTCCGGTCTCGGGATCAACGCCAGAGAAGCGGTTCAGCATGTTGACGTGAGGAATCTTGACGTTGTTGAAGAGCAGGAAGCCGTTATCCATGGTGTTGTAACCGAACTTGGGGCCGATATCTCCAACGTGGATATCAGGAAGAGGCTCATGGGTCTTCATGTCGCGAATAGGAACGACGAAAGGATGAGGACCGTAGGGCTTGCCGTTGAGGATAAGCTGTGCAACGACGACAGCGTGGTTGGCAGCCTTGCCCAGGGAACCGATCCACCACTTTGAAGCTGTGAGATGAGGCGAGTGAATAGTAAAGGTCTTGTCCTCAGGGTTCCAGGTAGCAGTAGTCTCCAGACCGCGAACGTTGGAACCATGGCCCAATTCAGTCTGAGCATAGCATCCAATGATCTCATAGTTTCTCGCCCTCTCAAGGAAAAGCTTGTGCTGCGCCGGTGTACCCTGCTCCTCAAGCGTCTTCAAGAACATAGTGGCATGAAGACCATAAGGCGTAGGCTCGCTGATCAGGTCATTGGCAGCATGATGCTCCTCATCATTCCAGTTATGCTTGACAGATAACCGTCTCAAAGCCTTAGCTCTAGCAAGCGCAGCCTCAAGTCTATCTGTTCGACCCCTGAAGTAGTTCTGCTCCTTGTCAAAAACAGGATCAGCCTGGAGAATCTTGAGAATCTTATCATTTCTCTCAAGGACTTCTTTTGTGAAGAGGAAAGTAGAGAGCTGGTCAACGTTGATGTCAGAGTTGGCGCGCTCTTGGGCCAGAAGCTCTGAACCCTGGGGGCCGGAGGGCTTGAGGGCCTTGACCCAGTCTGGATTTGGCGGAGGCATTGTTGGAGAGGTTTTGTGAATGTGCTTTACCCCGGATTTTGTTGAGGAGAGGAgaaaggttgatgatggaatgTTTAGATTAAGGGGAGTTTGAACTTTATGGGGCGTCGCTCGGTCCAAGCGATGTCGGAAAATCGATGAGGCTAAGACTTGGATACCTCGGCTCTTTTAAAAAGTGGATCATGACGACGACGCTATTAGAGGGTGCCTCGGTATTTCGGTCGCTGATACATGATGAAAGAAGTCATGATAATGTGCAATATTATACTTTGGTAGTCTGAAGTACATAAGATTTCTTTGTAAcagttttttttttacagTTTCCGACACTCCTGTGCTTGAACTGTGCCGCTATCTTGTCTCCAAAAGATGGTCAACAATGACGCCAAAGACGGCATAAGCTCCGACGGACTTTTCGCATCTTTATTATTCCTGATCCGATCAGATAAGATAACAAGCCGAGGTTCTGCATGGGGTCCGGGGTACTCCAGATGATAGATGGGGTTCGATCTGACTTACTCGTGACAGAAAATGGCAGGTGATCAGACCATGACTCTTTAGCTCAACGCTCTGCATGAGTCCGTTCAACGCCTGAGATATTTTTCGCTGTTCTAGACTATCACGCAAGAGATGGAGAAATTATTTTCCGTGCGGTCAAGAACATGGCCTTGCCCCTGACTCCGCGGCAAGGACAGCTCTATAGGGTAAGTTAAAGCTGCATGCTTGGC
This region includes:
- a CDS encoding major facilitator superfamily domain-containing protein — encoded protein: MADVKETGEELHLETLGGETANIENRDIKEKALVRRIDKRMMPLMMLLYILNYLDRNNIATARLGNFEEDIGLVAEQYNTVISIFFVGYILTQVPTNMILNKMRPSIFLPCIMVCWATVSACTGAVQSYHGMIALRFILGFVEAPFFPGALFLFSSWYTKKELAVRISVLYAAGQMAGAFGGLLGSAIMAGMDVFYNSTKFRLVIIEGCATYPAAIVTYFVVPDYPATTAWLSGEERCIAVLRMAEDASKEDDRADVSAWEGAKMAFTDPALYMIWIMQLGLNTAAAFTNFFPTIVKTLGYSSTITLLLSAPPYVFAAALGITNSWHSDRVNERWLHVVWPQIFCSIGFIISAVTLNTAARYISTFMMMSVYGSFGCILSWVSSSLPRPSTKRAISYAVVNAGSNLASIYASYFYPSSQGPRYWQANVANVAFSGLCIAMATILRFFLARRNKKLEKAREHDIQHEGTLSGSETRLLAEKWQCGTEYAFTL
- a CDS encoding Alpha/Beta hydrolase protein; its protein translation is MEFLEEIADGFRIWPEAPLYHRPDELNLKYETVTFPSEDGVPLEGWFFPCNGSDKIIIMNHPRLFNRAGLPSHTEPWNTLTAPLGNNFDVNFIPDYKILHDAGYNVLTHDFRNYGMSGRGNNVLYSGGRYESYDVIGALRYIRKRKDTKDMTIGLFPQYMGGSATFFAMGTHPEEFKDIRTIVFPQPISANMSSKVTLQTAGIDLDYLKELDDMYSPIPSARNVNIPTYMFQVRNDLATHWSDVQDVFDAIPAEDKELLWINGTTRRWDGYLHFQRHPDAILKWLERWMN
- a CDS encoding acyl-CoA dehydrogenase/oxidase produces the protein MPPPNPDWVKALKPSGPQGSELLAQERANSDINVDQLSTFLFTKEVLERNDKILKILQADPVFDKEQNYFRGRTDRLEAALARAKALRRLSVKHNWNDEEHHAANDLISEPTPYGLHATMFLKTLEEQGTPAQHKLFLERARNYEIIGCYAQTELGHGSNVRGLETTATWNPEDKTFTIHSPHLTASKWWIGSLGKAANHAVVVAQLILNGKPYGPHPFVVPIRDMKTHEPLPDIHVGDIGPKFGYNTMDNGFLLFNNVKIPHVNMLNRFSGVDPETGKYIRPSNPALIYGTLTFIRSSIVFQSGSVLARGVTIATRYCAVRRQFQDRDADASETGENQVLNYTMVQHRLLPLLASSYALFFTGRAMINLYNANQKRMAQRRDAGDAKRKPGPEELSPGSDHLADLHAISCSLKAFASTTAAEGLEVCRRACGGHGYSAFSGIGSWYADYLPTVTWEGDNYMLTQQVARYLLKSARAVLAGKAPDNGISRIFKEFIRRQDIGAAFDVLDSDQDLVDAFAWRVSFLTFEALKHRDEEKQSWNSLLIDFWRLSTAYAQYQVVKNFHEALQDEATKKSLDPNTLAIMHKLFELFALHNLQSSASEFFTSAATTVRQIQLARTKRTLSLLDEIRPHAVRLVDAWSFPDWQLDSALGRSDGKVYEDLFHRASEVNPVNDIVFDPYPESDVLFRKNGSGPKAKL